Below is a genomic region from Mycolicibacter hiberniae.
TGTTCATGATCGGAATCATGGCCAATGCAGCGCGCCACGAACCGGAGGCGGTGGCCGCGCTGCGCGCCGGCCAGGACGACCGGATGAACCGGATACTGCGCCTGCCGCTGCCGGAGCCGTACTCGCCGACCCGCATCGAGGCCCTGCGCGACCGGCTGCGGTCACGCCCGGAGCAGCCGGCCCGGCCCCGGGCGGCGGCACGGACGTCGACCCGCCAGCGTCCCGCCCCGCAGGCGCAAGCCCGGGCGGCGAGCCGGGGCACTCGGCGCACAGGGCAAAATGGAGGCGGCCGGCGTCACGCCGGGCCGCGTCCGACCGGCGGACGCGCGCGAGCATTGGAAGGTCAGCGATAGGCGGTGAACGACTCGGTCAGCAAGCCGGACCGCGGCACCCCGTTATCGGTGGTCCTGGCCGGCGGCGGCACCGCTGGCCACGTCGAGCCCGCGATGGCCGTCGCCGACGCGCTGCGCGCCCTGGATGCCGACGTCCGGATCACCGCGCTGGGCACCGCCCGCGGTCTGGAGACCCGGCTGGTGCCCGCCCGCGGCTACGACCTGCAGTTGATCACCCCGGTGCCGTTGCCCCGCAAACTCAACGCCGACCTGGCCCGGCTGCCGCTGCGGGTGCTGCGTGCCGTGCGGGAGACCCGGGCGGTGCTGCGCGCCGTGGAGGCCGATGTGGTGATCGGTTTCGGCGGCTATGTGGCGCTGCCGGCGTACCTGGCCGCCGGCGGCCGGGGCGCCAAGCGGGTGCCGGTGGTGATCCACGAGGCCAACGCCCGCGCCGGCCTGGCCAACCGGGTCGGGGCCCGCGGGGCGCAGCGCGTGCTGTCGGCGGTCGCCGACTGCGGGCTGGCCCACTGCGAGGTGGTCGGGGTTCCGGTGCGCCCGGCGATCACCACCTTGGACCGGGCCGGGTTGCGGGCGGCGGCCCGCGCCGAGTTCGGCTTCGCCGAAGACGCCAAGGTGCTGCTGGTCTTCGGCGGCTCGCAGGGCGCCCGCTCGATCAACCAGGCAGTCGCAGGGGCGGCTAAACATCTTGCTGCTGAGGGTATTTCGGTGTTGCACGCACACGGGCCGAAGAACACCCTGGACCTGCCGGAACCCGCACCGGGCGACCCGCCGTATGTCGCGGTGCCCTATCTGGACCGGATGGACTTGGCTTATGCCGCCGCCGACCTGGCAATCTGCCGTTCCGGGGCGATGACGGTCGCCGAAGTCTCGGCGGTCGGCCTGCCGGCCATCTATGTGCCGCTGCCCATCGGCAACGGCGAACAACGTCTCAACGCCCTCCCGGTGGTCGATGCCGGCGGCGGGATGCTGGTCGACGACGCCGAGCTGACGCCGGAGTTCGTGGCCGACACCGTCGCCGCCCTGCTCACCGACGACGCGCGGCTGGCCGCGATGACCAGCGCCGCGGTTCTCGCCGGGCACCCCGAGGCGGCGCAACGGGTGGCTTCCGTTGCGCTCGAGGTCGCCGCGGCCCGGCGGTCGGGGAGCCGACGTGGGCGCTGAGCAGCTGCCTGCGGAACTGAGCCGCGTGCACATGGTCGGTATCGGAGGAGCCGGCATGTCCGGCATCGCCCGGATCCTGCTGGACCGCGGGGGACTCGTCTCGGGCTCGGATGCCAAGGAGTCCCGCGGACTTCATGCGCTGCGCGCCCGTGGCGCCCAGGTGCGGATCGGTCACGATGCGTCGGCGCTGGATCTGCTGCCCGGCGGGGTGACCGCGGTGGTCACCACCCACGCGGCCATTCCCAAGACCAATCCCGAACTGGTCGAAGCCCGCCGCCGGGGCATTCCGGTGGTGCTGCGACCGGCGGTGCTGGCAAAGCTGATGGCCGGGCGCACCACCCTGATGGTCACCGGCACCCACGGCAAGACGACGACGACGTCGATGCTCGTGGTCGCGTTGCAGCGCTGCGGGCTGGATCCATCGTTCGCGGTGGGCGGCGAATTGGGTTCGGCCGGTTCGGAAGCCGGAACCAACGCCCATCACGGCAGCGGACCGCTGTTCGTCGCCGAGGCCGACGAGAGCGACGGCTCGCTGCTGGAGTACGCGCCCAACGTCGCGGTGGTCACCAACATCGAGGCCGACCACCTGGACTTCTTCGGCAGCGCCCAGGCCTACACCGAAGTCTTCGACGCATTCGTCGAGCGGATCGCCCCGGGCGGGGCGGCGGTGGTGTGCGTCGATGACCCCGGCTCCGCCGAGTTGGCCGATCGCACTGCGGCGCAGGGCATCCGGGTGCTGCGGTACGGCAGTCACGGCACGGGTTCGGTGCCGCTCGACGGCACGTTGCTGCGCTGGGAGCAGCAGGGCACCGGTGCGCTCGCCGAGGTCGCGCTGGCCGGGACCGGGCAGCGCGCGACGATGCGGCTGTCGGTGCCCGGCCGCCACATGGCCCTCAATGCGCTGGGCGCCCTGCTGGCCGCGGTGGAGGTCGGCGCGCCGCTGGACGGGGTGCTCGAGGGCCTGGCCGGGTTCGACGGGGTGCGCCGCCGGTTCGAGCTGGTGGGTTCCGCCGGAACCGTCGGCGCGGTGCGGGTCTTCGACGACTACGCGCACCATCCCACCGAGATCGCCGCGACGCTGACCGCGGTGCGGGCGTTGCTCGACGAGCAGGGTTTTGGGCGCAGCCTGGTGGTGTTCCAACCGCATCTGTACTCACGCACCAAGGAGTTCGCCACCGAGTTCGGCCAGTCGCTGGACGGCGCGGACGAGGTGTTCGTCCTCGATGTCTACGGGGCGCGTGAGACGCCGCTGCCCGGGGTGAGTGGGGCCACCGTCGCCGAACACGTCGGCGTCGACGTGCACTACCTGCCGGACTTCTCGGCGGTGCCCGAGGCGGTCGCGGCGGCGGCCGGTCCCGGTGACGTCATCCTCACCATGGGCGCCGGTGATGTGACCATGCTGGGCCCCGAGATCGTGACCGCGCTGCGGGCGCGGGCCGACCAGACCCCACCCCCGGGTGTGGCGTGAGCGTGCCGCCCGAGATGCCGGCCGTTCCCCCCGACGAGCCGGACTTCGCCGACGAGCAGGGGAACGTGCCGGCCGCCGCGGACCGGGAAGGCGACGAGCCCGCCCAGCAGGCCGCCCAGGACGTTCCTGCCCAGGGCGAGCCCGCCGAGGGCGACCCGGGCCAGGACGACCCCGCCCAGGGTGAGACCGCCCAGGGCGATCAGGAGGCCGGCGGTGCCGAGGAACCCGCCGAGGAGGAGGGCCCGCGGCGCCGGGCCCGGCGGGAGCGCGCGGAGCGCCGTGCCGCTCAGGCGCGCGCCGAGGCGATCGAACAGGCCCGCCGGGAGGCCAAGCGGCGTGCCCGCGCCGGTTCCGCCGAACCCGCCAGGGGCCTTCCCCGCGGCACCATCCGGGGCCTGAAGATGGTGCTGGCGGCCCTGCTGACCGCGGTGCTGGTGGTGGGGCTCGGCCTCATCCTGTATTTCACGCCGCTGATGTCGGTGCGCGAGATCGAGGTCACCGGCATCACCGCGGTGACCCGCGAGGAAGTGCTGGACATGGCCCGCGTGCGCCCCGGTACGCCGCTGCTGCAGGTTGACACCGGCCGGGTGGCCGATCGGGTCGCGACCATCCGGCGGGTGGCAAGCACGCGGGTGCAGCGGCAGTACCCGTCGGTGCTGGGGATCTCGGTGGTCGAACGAGTCCCGGTGGTGTACAAGGACTTTCCGGACGGCCCGCATCTGTTCGACCGGGACGGGGTGGATTTCGCGACGGCGCCCCCACCGACGATGCTGCCGTTTTTCGACGTGGAGAACCCCGGCCCGGCCGATCCGTCGACGCTGGCCGCCTTGCAGGTGATGACCTCGCTGGCGCCCGAGGTGGCCGGCCAGATCAGCCGGGTTGCCGCCCCGTCGGTGGCCTCGATCACGCTGACGCTCGGCGATGGCCGGGTGGTGGTCTGGGGCAATACCGACCGCACCGCGGAGAAGGCACAGAAACTCGCGGCGCTGCTGACCCAGCCCGGGCAGACCTATGACGTGTCGAGCCCGGATCTGCCCACCGTGCGCTAGTTCGGTCAGGGAACATTCATGACCGGCCAGGAAAATTCGCAGGGTGTGTCTCGGCGCGTCGGCACGGATGGGGGTCGCGGCGGCCCTACTGTGGCGATTGCGCGAAACAACTTGACATAACTCTAAGCCTATGGTTGAGGTTGAGGGTTGAGAATGTCGGATCTTGGAGTTTCGCGTTGAGCCCGCCCCAGAGAGGAATCCAATCCCACCAGGGAGGAAGACGAACGATGACCCCACCGCACAACTATCTGGCCGTCATCAAAGTCGTGGGTATCGGTGGTGGCGGCGTCAACGCCGTCAACCGGATGATCGAGCAGGGCCTCAAGGGCGTTGAGTTCATCGCGATCAACACCGACGCACAGGCATTGTTGATGAGCGACGCCGACGTCAAGCTTGACGTCGGTCGTGAATCCACCCGCGGCCTCGGCGCCGGTGCCGACCCCGAAGTGGGTCGCCGCGCCGCCGAAGACGCCAAGGACGAGATCGAGGAACTGCTGCGCGGCGCCGACATGGTGTTCGTCACCGCCGGCGAAGGCGGCGGCACGGGCACCGGCGGCGCACCGGTGGTGGCCACCATCGCCCGCAAGCTCGGCGCGCTGACCGTCGGTGTGGTCACCCGCCCGTTCTCGTTCGAGGGCAAGCGGCGTGGCAATCAGGCGGAACTGGGCATCGCTGCCCTGCGCGAGAGCTGCGACACCCTGATCGTGATCCCCAACGACCGCCTGCTGCAGATGGGCGACGCCCAGGTCTCGCTGATGGACGCGTTCCGCAGCGCCGACGAGGTGCTGCTCAACGGTGTCCAGGGCATCACCGACCTGATCACCACGCCCGGTCTGATCAACGTGGACTTCGCCGATGTCAAGGGCATCATGAGCGGGGCGGGCACCGCCCTGATGGGCATCGGTTCGGCCCGCGGCGACGGCCGTGCGCTCAAGGCCGCCGAGATCGCGATCAACTCGCCGCTGCTGGAAGCCTCGATGGAGGGCGCCCAGGGCGTGCTGATGTCGGTTGCCGGCGGCAGCGACTTGGGATTGTTCGAGATCAACGAGGCGGCGTCGCTGGTGCAGGACGCCGCGCATCCCGAGGCCAACATCATCTTCGGCACCGTGATCGACGACTCGCTCGGCGACGAGGTGCGGGTGACGGTGATCGCGGCAGGCTTCGACTCGGCGGGCTCCGGCCGCAAGCCGGTGACCGGCAACCCCGGTCAGGCCCGGCACGCGATGGCGCCGGGGCAGGCCGGCAAGGTCACCTCGTCGTTGTTCGACCCGGTGGACGCCGTCAGCGTGCCTGCCCCCACCAACGGGGCCACGGTCAGCGTCGGCGGACGCAACGGTGATGACGGATGCGACGACGACGACGTCGACGTCCCGCCGTTCATGCGGCACTGAGTCGATGACCGCTCGTCCGCCGCACTCGCGGGGTACTTCCCGGACATGAGTTTTCGTGTCCGCCGGGTGACGACCACTCGCTCCGGCGGTGTGTCGGGGGCCCCGTTCGACAGCTTCAACTTGGGCGATCACGTCGGCGACGACCCGGCGGCGGTGGCCAGAAACCGGGCGCGGCTGGCCAAGGCCACGGGTTTGGGCCCGGATCGGCTGGTGTGGATGAACCAGGTTCACGGCGATCATGTGGTGCGCGTTGACGGGCCACGCGCGACTCCGGTCGAGGCGACCGATGCGTTGGTCACCACCGTGCCGCGCCTGGCGATGGTGGTGGTGACCGCCGACTGTGTCCCGGTGCTGCTGGCCGATACGCGTGCGGGGGTGGTGGCTGCGGTGCACGCCGGCCGGGTCGGCGCGCAGCGCGGCGTGGTGGTTCGCGCGGTGGAGGAGATGCTGGCGGCCGGCGCGAGTGCCGGCGACATCTCGGTTTTGCTGGGGCCCGCGGTCAGTGGCTTGCACTATGAGGTGCCCGCGCAGATGGCCGATGAGGTCGAACAAGCGTTGCCGGGCAGTCGAACGGTCACCTCGGCGGGCACTGTCGGGCTGGACTTGCGGGCTGGAATCGCTCGTCAGCTACGGGGATTGGGCATCGAGGCCATCGACGCCGATCCGCGCTGCACGGCCGCGGACCCCAAGCTGTTCAGTCACCGCCGCGACGGTCTCACCGGTCGGCTGGCGTCGTTGGTGTGGTTGGAATGAGTCCGCGCTAGATGTCGCTGGAGGGGGCGGGTGAAACCGGTGGGAACTGTCCGCGTGTCGGTACAGCGCCAACGCGCTCGCTGCCGTTACCGTCACCGTTATTAGTCACTTCAGTCACACCTTCATCACAGTCATCAGCCTAGAAGGGTCCAGGGATGAGCACACTCCACAAGGTCAAGGCCTACTTCGGGATGGCTCCGATGGAGGACTATGACGACGACTACTACGACGACGGTGACCACCGCACCGGTGCGCGTGACTACACGCCGCGGGGGGAGCGGTTCGGCGAGGACGTTTTCGACCGGGTCGCCGGGCGTTCGGAGACCCGCTACGACGACCGTTTCGAGGACCGTGACTACGACGACGCCCCCGCCGGCTACCGGGGCGGGTACGACGACGAGCCGCGCTACCGCGGGCGTGAATTCGACCGCCCCCGTGACTTCGAGCGCCGGTTTGCCTCGTTGCGTGGCTCGACCCGCGGCGCCCTGGCCATGGAGCCGCGCCGGATGGCCCAGGTGTTCGACGAGAGCAGCCCGCTGTCCAAGATCACCACGCTGCGGCCCAAGGACTACAGCGAAGCCCGCACCATCGGCGAGCGCTTCCGCGACGGCACCCCGGTCATCATGGACCTGGTGTCGATGGACAACGCCGACGCCAAGCGGTTGGTCGACTTCGCAGCAGGGCTGGCCTTCGCCCTGCGCGGCTCCTTCGACAAGGTGGCGACCAAGGTGTTTCTGCTGTCGCCGGCCGATGTCGACGTAACGCCGGAGGAGCGTCGCCGCATCGCCGAGACCGGCTACTACGCGTATCGGTAGGCTGGAACGGCAGTCGAGCCGGTCAGCAATGCTGATGCGGGCCCACCCTCGTCAGTAAGGTCGCATTCCGTTGGCGCTGTTCTTCACGATTCTCGGTATCGCGCTATTTGTATTCTGGCTGTTGCTGATCGCCCGAATCGTCATCGAGTTCATCCGCTCGTTCAGCCGTGATTGGCACCCGCGGGGAACCACGGTGGTGATTCTGGAGCTGATCATGAGCATCACCGATCCACCGGTGAAGCTGCTGCGACGCCTCATTCCGCAGCTGACCATCGGGGCGGTGCGTATCGACCTGTCGATCATGGTGCTGCTGCTGATCACCTTCGTCGGCATGGAGCTGGCCCTGCAGCACGCCGCCTGACCGGGGCGGTATCGCGCATCGGCGCTCGACACGCCGAGGCCGCCCGGTAGCGAAAAAGATCACATTCACCCGCACCGGGCCCTTGTGCGGTGCGTGGCCGTCGGCGGTGGTCGGCCGCTCTGGCGCTGTTCGCCCCCGCTGTGATCAGCCGGGGCGCGCGGTCCCAGAGCCAGGCGGCCGGATCGCCGCTCGCCGATCGGTGGCGCTTTGCTGCCGTGCGGTATCTCGGTCCGCAATTTGAAATTCGCTCTTAATATCATTCACATTGCCGAGCGCAGCGGCAGATGTGACAGGATGGACGGCAGTTACACACGGCGAGCGTTTCCCGGTCGACCCAACCATGCCCGATCGGCGCTACCTACTACCTGACTCGAGGGGGCAGACGATGCCACTAACACCGGCCGACGTACATAACGTCGCGTTCAGCAAACCGCCTATCGGCAAGCGTGGGTACAACGAGGACGAGGTCGACGCCTTCCTCGACCTGGTGGAGGCCGAACTGACCCGGCTCATCGAGGAGAACGCCGACCTGCGTCAGCGGGTCAGCGAGCTCGACCAGGACCTGGC
It encodes:
- a CDS encoding cell division protein FtsQ/DivIB, whose protein sequence is MPAVPPDEPDFADEQGNVPAAADREGDEPAQQAAQDVPAQGEPAEGDPGQDDPAQGETAQGDQEAGGAEEPAEEEGPRRRARRERAERRAAQARAEAIEQARREAKRRARAGSAEPARGLPRGTIRGLKMVLAALLTAVLVVGLGLILYFTPLMSVREIEVTGITAVTREEVLDMARVRPGTPLLQVDTGRVADRVATIRRVASTRVQRQYPSVLGISVVERVPVVYKDFPDGPHLFDRDGVDFATAPPPTMLPFFDVENPGPADPSTLAALQVMTSLAPEVAGQISRVAAPSVASITLTLGDGRVVVWGNTDRTAEKAQKLAALLTQPGQTYDVSSPDLPTVR
- the pgeF gene encoding peptidoglycan editing factor PgeF, which translates into the protein MSFRVRRVTTTRSGGVSGAPFDSFNLGDHVGDDPAAVARNRARLAKATGLGPDRLVWMNQVHGDHVVRVDGPRATPVEATDALVTTVPRLAMVVVTADCVPVLLADTRAGVVAAVHAGRVGAQRGVVVRAVEEMLAAGASAGDISVLLGPAVSGLHYEVPAQMADEVEQALPGSRTVTSAGTVGLDLRAGIARQLRGLGIEAIDADPRCTAADPKLFSHRRDGLTGRLASLVWLE
- a CDS encoding YggT family protein, which produces MALFFTILGIALFVFWLLLIARIVIEFIRSFSRDWHPRGTTVVILELIMSITDPPVKLLRRLIPQLTIGAVRIDLSIMVLLLITFVGMELALQHAA
- a CDS encoding cell division protein SepF; this encodes MSTLHKVKAYFGMAPMEDYDDDYYDDGDHRTGARDYTPRGERFGEDVFDRVAGRSETRYDDRFEDRDYDDAPAGYRGGYDDEPRYRGREFDRPRDFERRFASLRGSTRGALAMEPRRMAQVFDESSPLSKITTLRPKDYSEARTIGERFRDGTPVIMDLVSMDNADAKRLVDFAAGLAFALRGSFDKVATKVFLLSPADVDVTPEERRRIAETGYYAYR
- the murG gene encoding undecaprenyldiphospho-muramoylpentapeptide beta-N-acetylglucosaminyltransferase; amino-acid sequence: MNDSVSKPDRGTPLSVVLAGGGTAGHVEPAMAVADALRALDADVRITALGTARGLETRLVPARGYDLQLITPVPLPRKLNADLARLPLRVLRAVRETRAVLRAVEADVVIGFGGYVALPAYLAAGGRGAKRVPVVIHEANARAGLANRVGARGAQRVLSAVADCGLAHCEVVGVPVRPAITTLDRAGLRAAARAEFGFAEDAKVLLVFGGSQGARSINQAVAGAAKHLAAEGISVLHAHGPKNTLDLPEPAPGDPPYVAVPYLDRMDLAYAAADLAICRSGAMTVAEVSAVGLPAIYVPLPIGNGEQRLNALPVVDAGGGMLVDDAELTPEFVADTVAALLTDDARLAAMTSAAVLAGHPEAAQRVASVALEVAAARRSGSRRGR
- the murC gene encoding UDP-N-acetylmuramate--L-alanine ligase, translating into MGAEQLPAELSRVHMVGIGGAGMSGIARILLDRGGLVSGSDAKESRGLHALRARGAQVRIGHDASALDLLPGGVTAVVTTHAAIPKTNPELVEARRRGIPVVLRPAVLAKLMAGRTTLMVTGTHGKTTTTSMLVVALQRCGLDPSFAVGGELGSAGSEAGTNAHHGSGPLFVAEADESDGSLLEYAPNVAVVTNIEADHLDFFGSAQAYTEVFDAFVERIAPGGAAVVCVDDPGSAELADRTAAQGIRVLRYGSHGTGSVPLDGTLLRWEQQGTGALAEVALAGTGQRATMRLSVPGRHMALNALGALLAAVEVGAPLDGVLEGLAGFDGVRRRFELVGSAGTVGAVRVFDDYAHHPTEIAATLTAVRALLDEQGFGRSLVVFQPHLYSRTKEFATEFGQSLDGADEVFVLDVYGARETPLPGVSGATVAEHVGVDVHYLPDFSAVPEAVAAAAGPGDVILTMGAGDVTMLGPEIVTALRARADQTPPPGVA
- the ftsZ gene encoding cell division protein FtsZ, with the protein product MTPPHNYLAVIKVVGIGGGGVNAVNRMIEQGLKGVEFIAINTDAQALLMSDADVKLDVGRESTRGLGAGADPEVGRRAAEDAKDEIEELLRGADMVFVTAGEGGGTGTGGAPVVATIARKLGALTVGVVTRPFSFEGKRRGNQAELGIAALRESCDTLIVIPNDRLLQMGDAQVSLMDAFRSADEVLLNGVQGITDLITTPGLINVDFADVKGIMSGAGTALMGIGSARGDGRALKAAEIAINSPLLEASMEGAQGVLMSVAGGSDLGLFEINEAASLVQDAAHPEANIIFGTVIDDSLGDEVRVTVIAAGFDSAGSGRKPVTGNPGQARHAMAPGQAGKVTSSLFDPVDAVSVPAPTNGATVSVGGRNGDDGCDDDDVDVPPFMRH